One genomic segment of Canis lupus familiaris isolate Mischka breed German Shepherd chromosome 22, alternate assembly UU_Cfam_GSD_1.0, whole genome shotgun sequence includes these proteins:
- the KCTD4 gene encoding BTB/POZ domain-containing protein KCTD4 — protein sequence MERKINRREKEKEYEGKHNSLEDADQGKNCKSTLMTLNVGGYLYITQKQTLTKYPDTFLEGIVNGKILCPFDADGHYFIDRDGLLFRHVLNFLRNGELLLPEGFRENQLLAQEAEFFQLKGLAEEVKSRWEKEQLTPRETTFLEITDNHDRSQGLRIFCNAPDFISKIKSRIVLVSKSRLDGFPEEFSISSNIIQFKYFIKSENGTRLVLKEDNTFVCTLETLKFEAIMMALKCGFRLLTSLDCSKGSIVHSDALHFIK from the coding sequence ATGGAGCgtaaaataaacagaagagaaaaagaaaaggagtatgAAGGGAAACACAACAGCTTGGAAGATGCTGACCAAGGAAAGAACTGCAAATCCACACTGATGACCCTCAACGTTGGTGGATATTTATACATTACTCAAAAACAAACACTGACCAAGTACCCAGACACTTTCCTTGAAGGTATAGTAAATGGAAAAATCCTCTGCCCGTTTGATGCTGATGGTCATTATTTCATAGACAGGGATGGACTCCTCTTCAGGCATGTCCTAAACTTCCTACGAAATGGAGAACTTCTACTGCCTGAAGGGTTTCGAGAAAATCAACTTCTTGCACAAGAAGCAGAATTCTTTCAGCTCAAGGGACTGGCGGAGGAAGTGAAATCCAGGTGGGAAAAAGAACAGCTAACACCCAGAGAGACTACTTTCTTGGAAATAACAGATAACCACGATCGCTCACAAGGACTGAGAATTTTCTGTAATGCTCCTGATttcatatcaaaaataaaatctcgCATTGTTCTGGTGTCCAAAAGCAGGCTGGATGGATTTCCAGAGGAGTTTTCAATATCATCAAATATCATTCAATTTAAATACTTCATAAAGTCTGAAAATGGCACTCGACTTGTACTAAAGGAAGACAACACCTTTGTCTGTACCCTGGAAACTCTGAAGTTTGAGGCTATAATGATGGCCTTAAAGTGTGGTTTTAGACTGCTGACCAGCCTGGATTGTTCCAAAGGGTCAATCGTTCACAGCGATGCACTTCATTTTATCAAGTAA